In Brachionichthys hirsutus isolate HB-005 chromosome 5, CSIRO-AGI_Bhir_v1, whole genome shotgun sequence, a single genomic region encodes these proteins:
- the tmtc3 gene encoding protein O-mannosyl-transferase TMTC3: MAVVSWKEILLLTGLVLGCYWNSLSCGFVFDDVSAILDNKDLRPSTPLCNLFLNDFWGTPMAEERSHKSYRPLTVLTFRLNYLFSELSAASYHLFNVVLHAIVCLLFLRVCRLFLEKTSSLVAALLFAVHPIHTEAVTGVVGRAELLSSIFLLAAFLAYTKSTGVDHSIVWSPIALTVVLVAAATLCKEQGITVVGICCVHEVFVAQGFTLPMLLDTLRQVLQGKVGFPYALLQTLLKLIVLVISTLLLVIVRVQIIQSQLPVFTRFDNPAAVSPTPTRQMTFNYLLPVNAWLLLNPSELCCDWTMGTIPLVESLLDRRNLATLAFYAFLGLLSYYSLRYKHNSGKTVIMALSLIVLPFVPASNLFFPVGFVVAERVLYVPSMGFCVLVAHGFRIVSQKGHLQKISWLTIGVLLTTHAVKTFYRNMDWQSEYTLFTSSLKVNKNNAKLWNNVGHALENQNNYAKALQYFLQATRVQPDDIGAHMNVGRTYKNLNKSKEAEDSYLVAKSLMPQIIPGKKYATRVAPNHLNVYINLANLIRANESRLEEADQLYRQAISMRPDFKQAYISRGELLLKMNKLTEARDAYLRALELDRTNADLWYNLAIVNIEMKDPSGALKNFNQALELSPRHKLALFNSALLMQESGEPKLWPEANRRFLTYVEEEPDDANGYFNLGMLAMDASENVAAERWMRKAIGLQAGFRSALFNLALLYSQSKRETDALPVLDELLHHHPEHVKGLILKGDILMNHKKDTRGAKACFEQILHMDPANVQGKHNLCVVYFEEHDLPRAERCLEETLALAPNEEYVRRHLSIVRGKMAAMSAAGQPPASLEEATDEVPGVAKEGRGANVVTRGAEDEKNVRKSSTESLEGDGPNQSESLDGSQSNKRTKD, from the exons ATGGCTGTCGTGTCTTGGAAGGAGATTTTACTTTTGACTGGACTGGTGTTGGGATGTTACTGGAACAGTCTGTCCTGTGGTTTCGTGTTTGATGATGTCTCAGCAATCCTTGACAACAAGGACCTACGGCCCTCAACACCCCTCTGCAACCTATTTCTCAATGACTTCTGGGGAACTCCAATGGCTGAG GAGCGGAGCCATAAGTCTTACCGACCCTTGACAGTACTGACTTTCAGATTGAACTACCTCTTCAGCGAGCTCAGCGCCGCATCCTACCATCTGTTCAACGTTGTCTTACATGCCATAGTATGTCTGCTTTTTCTGCGAGTGTGCCGGTTGTTCCTTGAGAAGACATCCAGCTTGGTGGCAGCGTTGCTCTTTGCTGTGCACCCCATCCACACCGAAGCA GTGACGGGTGTGGTTGGCAGAGCTGAACTGCTGTCTTCAATATTCCTCCTGGCTGCGTTCCTGGCCTACACAAAATCAACCGGTGTAGACCACTCGATCG TTTGGTCTCCCATTGCACTGACGGTTGTTCTCGTGGCTGCAGCAACACTGTGCAAAGAGCAGGGGATCACCGTCGTTGGCATCTGTTGTGTTCATGAAGTATTTGTTGCACAAGGG TTTACTTTGCCAATGCTGTTGGACACACTGCGCCAAGTTCTGCAGGGCAAAGTTGGTTTCCCCTACGCTCTGCTGCAAACACTGCTGAAGCTCATCGTTCTGGTCATCAGCACCCTGCTGCTCGTCATCGTAAGGGTCCAAATCATCCAATCCCAGCTCCCTGTCTTCACCAG ATTTGACAACCCGGCAGCCGTCAGCCCCACTCCCACTCGACAAATGACTTTCAACTACCTTCTTCCTGTGAACGCGTGGCTTCTCCTGAATCCCTCCGAGCTCTGTTGCGATTGGACTATGGGCACCATTCCTCTGGTGGAGTCGCTCTTGGACCGCCGCAACCTTGCGACGCTGGCTTTCTACGCCTTTTTGGGCCTACTGTCTTACTACAGCCTGCGCTACAAACACAACTCTGGCAAGACCGTCATCATG gcTCTGTCTTTGATCGTCCTGCCTTTTGTTCCTGCATCCAACCTCTTTTTCCCTGTGGGTTTCGTTGTGGCAGAGAGGGTACTTTATGTCCCGAGTATGGGCTTCTGTGTTCTTGTTGCACACGGATTCAGGATCGTCTCACAGAAAGG ACACTTGCAGAAGATTTCCTGGTTGACAATCGGGGTGCTTTTAACCACGCATGCAGTGAAAACCTTCTATAGAAACATGGACTGGCAGTCAGAGTATACTCTCTTTACGTCTTCACTGAAG GTCAACAAGAACAATGCCAAGTTGTGGAATAATGTTGGCCATGCTCTTGAGAACCAAAACAATTATGCCAAAGCCCTGCAGTATTTTCTCCAGGCCACTCGAGTTCAGCCAG ATGACATCGGTGCTCACATGAATGTCGGAAGAACCTACAagaacttgaacaagtccaaaGAGGCAGAAGATTCGTACTTGGTCGCCAAGTCCCTCATGCCACAG ATTATTCCTGGGAAGAAGTACGCAACACGCGTGGCCCCCAACCACCTGAACGTTTACATAAATCTGGCCAATCTGATCCGGGCAAACGAGTCGAGGCTGGAGGAGGCCGATCAACTCTATAGACAGGCGATCAGCATGAGACCAGACTTCAAACAAGCCTACATCAGCAG aggggagctgctgctgaagatgaaCAAGCTGACAGAAGCCCGGGACGCCTACCTCCGAGCTTTGGAGCTGGACCGTACCAACGCTGACCTGTGGTACAACCTGGCCATCGTCAACATCGAGATGAAGGACCCATCAGGAGCCCTGAAAAACTTCAACCAGGCCCTGGAGCTCAGCCCACGCCACAAGCTGGCGCTCTTCAATTCGGCTCTTCTCATGCAGGAGTCAG GTGAGCCAAAGCTCTGGCCCGAGGCCAACCGTCGCTTCCTGACCtatgtggaggaggagccagatgatGCCAACGGCTACTTCAACCTGGGAATGCTGGCCATGGACGCCAGTGAAAATGTGGCGGCTGAGCGCTGGATGCGTAAAGCCATTGGTTTGCAAGCAGGCTTCCGCAGCGCCCTGTTCAACTTGGCGTTGCTTTATTCTCAGTCCAAACGGGAGACGGACGCCCTGCCCGTGTTGGACGAGCTTCTTCACCATCACCCGGAGCACGTCAAAGGCCTGATCCTGAAGGGAGACATCCTCATGAACCACAAGAAAGACACGCGTGGTGCTAAAGCCTGCTTTGAGCAAATCTTGCACATGGACCCCGCCAACGTGCAAGGCAAGCACAACTTGTGCGTGGTCTACTTCGAGGAGCACGACCTGCCGCGGGCCGAGCGCTGCCTGGAGGAAACGCTGGCCCTAGCACCGAACGAGGAGTACGTACGTCGTCACTTGAGCATTGTGCGAGGCAAAATGGCCGCCATGAGCGCCGCCGGGCAGCCTCCTGCTTCATTGGAGGAAGCGACGGACGAGGTTCCAGGGGTTGCGAAGGAAGGGAGGGGTGCTAATGTTGTTACAAGGGGAGCAGAGGATGAGAAGAATGTGAGGAAATCCTCTACAGAAAGCCTCGAAGGTGACGGCCCGAACCAATCAGAGTCTTTGGACGGCAGCCAGTCTAACAAGCGGACTAAGG attga